Proteins encoded within one genomic window of Carassius gibelio isolate Cgi1373 ecotype wild population from Czech Republic chromosome A4, carGib1.2-hapl.c, whole genome shotgun sequence:
- the LOC127970802 gene encoding LOW QUALITY PROTEIN: uncharacterized protein K02A2.6-like (The sequence of the model RefSeq protein was modified relative to this genomic sequence to represent the inferred CDS: inserted 1 base in 1 codon), translating to MVSTGLFPPIKNSENALKPYLTRKEELSLMQDCLIGGQWVIVPPNLRQQVLEDLHTGHPGVVEMKALARSYIWWPNIDSQIEEKSKTCISYQQNQKTPCLSPLHPWTWPEAPWQRIHIDFAGPFDGRMFLVVVDAHSKSPEVYVMDSTTSLKTIQFLCGLFSRYSIPKTVVSXNGPQFTSEDFGYFLKTNGVKYLHSEPFHPATNGLAERFIQTFKHSLKASKEPIPLQQRLDSYLLHLQCCE from the exons ATGGTATCCACAGGATTATTCCCACCTATCAAAAACTCTGAAAATGCACTAAAACCATATCTCACGAGGAAGGAGGAACTCTCACTAATGCAGGACTGTCTGATTGGGGGACAATGGGTCATTGTTCCACCGAATCTGAGACAACAAGTTTTGGAGGATTTACACACAGGACATCCAGGTGTAGTAGAAATGAAGGCTCTGGCACGTAGCTACATTTGGTGGCCAAATATCGATTCACAAATTGAAGAAAAATCAAAGACCTGCATCTCTTATCAACAGAATCAAAAAACTCCATGTCTCTCACCTTTACACCCCTGGACATGGCCAGAAGCTCCTTGGCAGCGGATTCACATCGATTTTGCAGGACCATTTGATGGACGAATGTTTCTAGTAGTTGTGGACGCACACTCAAAATCGCCAGAAGTTTATGTGATGGATTCTACAACATCATTGAAGACAATTCAATTTCTGTGTGGTCTGTTCAGTCGCTACAGTATTCCTAAGACCGTAGTTA ACAATGGGCCGCAATTTACTTCAGAGGATTTTggatattttctgaaaacaaaTGGTGTAAAATATCTGCACTCAGAACCTTTCCATCCAGCCACCAACGGTCTGGCCGAGCGTTTCATACAGACTTTTAAACACTCACTGAAAGCATCCAAAGAACCAATACCACTACAACAGAGATTAGACTCTTACTTGTTACA tctGCAGTGTTGCGAGTAA